A genomic region of Candidozyma auris chromosome 5, complete sequence contains the following coding sequences:
- the SLY41 gene encoding Sly41p: protein MLSVNHSVEDIHRYPYPQRTSQMNPNMSTTNIFQLNQPKALRNPLSAYQQITPPSSNSSTPVAERREGFSFSLSANASTSSLDLKAAGEKAAAGWTSWLPEVDLKVVSLCTLWYGFSIVSNNSTKAILSRFSYPVSLTQFQFVLNALLCISLFAALSQKPSWASHFPKASIPNLHALDCSVVKFLTPNAFIISTTLPMGIFQFLGHITSHKATSMIPVSLVHTIKSLSPISTVLIYRAFLRTRFKTVTYVTLIPLILGIMLTCYKPKNLNTAPGYFSGLFYAFISMLIFVLQNIFAKKRLTVKSSEETSSLPSYKAGEEKKLDKLTILLFCSVIGFLFTMPIYIISEFHNDVFSLGQLTLPLVSLVVLNGVSHFLQSLLAFQLLGTISPINYSIANIMKRIVVIMFAFLWEGSFSFVGYQSYGVLLTIAGLYCYDKWGMTHKQ from the coding sequence ATGCTTAGCGTGAACCATTCGGTGGAGGATATCCACAGGTACCCGTACCCACAACGGACGTCCCAGATGAACCCCAACATGTCCACAACCAACATCTTCCAGTTGAACCAGCCGAAGGCGCTCCGCAACCCGCTATCAGCTTATCAGCAGATCACGCCGCCCTCGTCCAATTCTTCTACTCCCGTGGCCGAACGCAGAGAAGGCTTCAGTTTCAGTCTTTCCGCCAACGCTTCTACTTCGAGTCTTGACTTAAAGGCTGCTGGGGAaaaggctgctgctggctgGACCTCGTGGCTCCCGGAGGTTGACTTGAAAGTGGTGTCCTTGTGCACCTTGTGGTACGGCTTCAGTATAGTGTCAAACAACTCTACAAAGGCCATTTTGTCGAGGTTCTCGTATCCTGTGAGCTTGACCCAGTTCCAGTTCGTGTTGAACGCCTTGCTTTGCATCTCGCTTTTCGCTGCTCTTTCGCAGAAGCCCTCGTGGGCCTCTCACTTCCCCAAGGCGTCCATTCCAAACTTGCATGCTCTTGACTGCTCCGTGGTCAAGTTCCTTACTCCTAACGCATTCATCATCTCCACAACCTTGCCCATGGGCATTTTCCAGTTCTTGGGCCACATCACAAGCCACAAGGCCACCTCCATGATTCCGGTGTCTTTGGTGCACACCATCAAATCCTTGTCGCCCATCTCCACTGTGTTGATATACAGGGCTTTTCTCAGAACGAGATTCAAAACTGTTACCTATGTGACGCTCATCCCGTTGATTCTCGGGATAATGCTCACATGTTACAAGCCCAAGAACTTGAACACTGCCCCGGGCTATTTTTCCGGCTTGTTTTACGCTTTCATTTCGATGTTGATCTTCGTCTTGCAAAATATCTttgccaagaagagattgactGTCAAGAGCCTGGAAGAAACTTCTTCGCTCCCGTCATATAAGGCTGGCGAGGAGAAAAAGCTCGATAAGTTGACTATTTTGCTTTTCTGCTCCGTCAttggttttcttttcaCGATGCCCATCTACATTATTTCCGAGTTTCACAACGACGTGTTTTCTCTCGGCCAATTGACACTTCCCCTTGTGTCGTTGGTTGTGTTGAACGGCGTCTCTCACTTCTTACAATCGCTTCTTGCATTCCAGCTTCTTGGGACGATCTCCCCTATTAATTACTCCATTGCCAACATCATGAAGAGAATTGTTGTGATAATGTTTGCATTTCTTTGGGAGGGATCTTTTAGCTTTGTTGGATACCAGAGCTACGGCGTCTTACTAACGATCGCCGGGTTGTACTGCTACGATAAGTGGGGCATGACTCACAAGCAGTAG
- the FAD2 gene encoding Fad2p: MSSTLASASGSSFNSGAASSIKKDGNVASFSSKATAIDTYGNTFEAPDYSIKDILRATPAHCYERRTAESLWYVFRDIACMVFFGYVAQNYICLLPHPALRFAAWAAYTYVQGLFGTGLWVLAHECGHGAFSDHTWVNDTVGWILHSYWFVPYFSWKFSHGKHHKATGHMDRDMVFVPHTKESFMKKHHAHSLEEIASDSPLYSLGHLLGQQLGGWIMYLFTNVTGQKVADSAWGMNHFNPNSAIFEKRDYWYIVMSDIGVLTQALVVYTWYKHFGAFNVLMHWAIPYIYVNHWLVFITFLQHSDPKMPHYEAHQWNFARGAAATIDREFGFVGKHIFHDIIETHVLHHYCSRIPFYNAREASEAIKKVMGHHYQHSDESMWVSLWKSARQCQFVEGDNGVLMYRNVNGFGVDPKKKS, encoded by the coding sequence ATGTCCAGCACTTTAGCGTCGGCCTCAGGCTCTAGCTTCAACTCTGGCGCCGcctcctccatcaagaaggatggCAACGTGGCGTCTTTTTCCTCCAAGGCCACCGCCATCGACACTTATGGCAACACCTTCGAGGCCCCCGACTACTCCATCAAGGATATTCTTAGAGCCACTCCTGCCCACTGCTACGAGAGAAGAACCGCCGAATCTCTCTGGTACGTGTTCAGAGACATTGCTTGCATGGTGTTTTTCGGGTACGTGGCCCAGAACTACATCTGCTTGTTGCCTCACCCAGCGCTTCGTTTTGCTGCGTGGGCTGCTTACACGTATGTCCAGGGTCTTTTTGGTACCGGTCTTTGGGTGTTGGCCCACGAGTGTGGCCATGGGGCGTTTTCTGACCACACCTGGGTCAATGACACCGTGGGCTGGATCTTGCACTCGTACTGGTTTGTGCCTTACTTCTCCTGGAAGTTTTCCCACGGCAAGCACCACAAGGCCACGGGCCACATGGACAGAGACATGGTGTTCGTGCCCCACACTAAAGAGTCgttcatgaagaagcaccacGCCCACTCCTTGGAAGAGATCGCCAGCGACTCGCCTCTTTACTCGTTGGGCCACTTGCTTGGCCAGCAGTTGGGCGGCTGGATCATGTACCTCTTCACCAACGTCACCGGCCAGAAGGTCGCTGACTCTGCTTGGGGCATGAACCACTTCAACCCCAACTCGGCcatttttgagaagaggGACTACTGGTACATTGTCATGAGTGACATTGGTGTCTTGACCCAGGCGCTTGTTGTCTACACATGGTACAAGCACTTTGGTGCGTTCAACGTGCTCATGCACTGGGCCATTCCTTACATCTACGTGAACCACTGGTTGGTGTTCATTACGTTTCTTCAGCACTCGGACCCCAAGATGCCCCACTACGAAGCCCACCAATGGAACTTCGCCAGGGGCGCTGCTGCCACCATCGACAGAGaatttggttttgttggaAAGCACATTTTCCACGACATCATCGAGACCCACGTGTTGCACCACTACTGCTCGAGAATTCCCTTTTACAATGCCCGTGAAGCCTCcgaggccatcaagaaggtgatggGCCACCACTACCAGCACTCTGACGAGAGCATGTGGGTATCGTTGTGGAAGTCGGCCAGACAGTGCCAGTTTGTCGAGGGCGACAACGGTGTGTTGATGTACAGAAACGTGAATG
- the YHM2 gene encoding Yhm2p: MPEEIKKKPINFSNILLGAALNMAEATTLGQPLEVVKTTMAANRNLSLLQATKVVWSRGGLKGFYQGLIPWAWIEASTKGAVLLFVSAEAEYRFRTLGLNSFVSGMGGGITGGVAQAYLTMGFCTCMKTVEITRSKQAAVAGAPQQTTFQVFRDIYKKEGIRGINKGVNAVAIRQMTNWGSRFGLSRLAEEGIRSLTGKGKDDKLSAVEKIAASTLGGGLSAWNQPIEVIRVEMQSKTNDPNRPKNLGVFSTAKYIYSNNGIKGLYRGVAPRIGLGVWQTVFMVAFGDIFKKMLNADGGH; this comes from the coding sequence ATGcctgaagaaatcaagaagaaaccaatcaacttctccaacatcCTCTTGGGCGCCGCCTTGAACATGGCTGAGGCCACGACCTTGGGCCAACCTTTGGAAGTGGTCAAGACCACCATGGCTGCTAACAGAAACCTCTCCCTTCTTCAGGCGACCAAAGTGGTTTGGTCTCGTGGTGGGCTCAAGGGCTTCTATCAGGGCTTGATCCCATGGGCGTGGATTGAAGCCTCAACCAAAGGTGCCGTGTTGTTGTTTGTTTCTGCCGAAGCTGAGTACAGGTTCAGAACCCTTGGGCTCAATTCGTTTGTCAGTGGCATGGGCGGTGGTATCACGGGTGGTGTGGCCCAGGCATACCTTACTATGGGTTTCTGCACGTGTATGAAGACTGTGGAGATCACCAGGTCGAAGCAGGCGGCTGTGGCTGGTGCTCCTCAGCAGACCACTTTCCAAGTGTTCAGAGATATCTATAAGAAGGAAGGCATCAGAGGGATCAACAAGGGTGTCAATGCTGTGGCTATCAGACAGATGACCAATTGGGGTTCGAGATTTGGTCTTTCGAGATTGGCCGAGGAGGGTATCAGGTCTCTCACCGGTAAGGGTAAGGACGACAAGTTGAGTGCCGTGGAGAAGATCGCCGCCTCGACGTTGGGTGGTGGTTTGTCTGCTTGGAACCAGCCAATTGAGGTGATCAGAGTGGAGATGCAATCCAAGACAAACGACCCCAACAGACCAAAGAACTTGGGTGTGTTCTCTACTGCCAAGTACATCTACTCCAACAACGGTATCAAGGGCTTGTACAGAGGTGTGGCCCCAAGAATTGGTTTGGGAGTCTGGCAGACCGTGTTTATGGTTGCCTTTGGTgacattttcaagaagatgttgaatGCGGACGGTGGTCATtaa